Part of the Oncorhynchus nerka isolate Pitt River linkage group LG14, Oner_Uvic_2.0, whole genome shotgun sequence genome is shown below.
aagagggccaccattgttcctgttcccaagaaagctaaggtaactgagctaaacgactaccgccccgtagcactcacttccgtcatcatgaagtgctttgagagactagtcaaggaccatatcacgtccaccctacctgacaccctagacccactccaatttgcttaccgcccaaataggtccacagacgatgcaatctcaaccacactgcacactgccctaacccacctggacaagaggaatacctatgtgagaatgctgttcatcgactacagctcggcattcaacactatagtaccctccaagctcgtcatcaagctcaagaccctgggtctcgaccccgccctgtgcaactgggtactggacttcctgacgggccgcccccaggtggtgagggtaggcaacaacatctcctccccgctgatcctcaacactggggccccacaagggtgcgttctgagccctctcctgtactccctgttcacccacgactgtgtggccacgcacgcctccaactcaatcatcaagtttgcggacgacacaacagtggtaggcttgattaccaacaacgacgagacggcctacagggaggaggtgagggcccctcggagtgtggtgtcaggaaaataacctcacactcaacgtcaacaaaactaaggagatgattgtggacttcaggaaacagcagagggaacaccccctatccacatcgatggaacagtagtggagagggtagcaagttttaagttcctcggcatacacatcacagacaaactgaattggtccactcacacagacagcatcgtgaagaaggcgcagcagcgcctcttcaacctcaggaggctgaagaaattcggcttgtcaccaaaagcactcacaaacttctacagatgcacaatcgagagcatcctggcgggctgtatcaccgcctggtacggcaactgctccgccctcaaccgtaaggctctccagagggtagtgaggtctgcacaacgcatcaccgggggcaaactacctgccctccaggacacctacaccacccgatgttacaggaaggccataaagatcatcaagaacatcaaccacccgagccactgcctgttcaccccgctatcatccagaaggcgaggtcagtacaggtgcatcaaagctgggaccgagagactgaaaaacagcttctatctcaaggccatcagactgttaaacagccaccactaacattgagtgactgctgccaacacactgacactgacactgactcaactccaccactttaataatgggaattgatgggaaatgatgtaaatatatcactagccactttaaacaatgctaccttatataatgttacttaccctacattattcatctcatatgcatacgtatatactgtactctatatcatcgactgcatccttatgtaatacatgtatcactagccactttaactatgccactttgtttacatactcatctcatatgtatatactgtactcgataccatctactgtatcttgcctatgctgctctgtaccatcactcattcatatatccttatgtacatattctttatccccttacactgtgtataagacagtagttttggaattgttagttagattacttgttggttattactgcattgtcggaactagaagcacaagcatttcgctacactcgcattaacatctgctaaccatgtgtatgtgacaaatcaaatttgatttgatttgatttgacttgaggttcagcttccaacaggacaacgaaagatctgaatagttatgtaaatgtgatatttccaatttttttaaatataaaaaaacgttttttgttttgtcattatggtctatgtgtatagattgatgagggagaaaaacaattgaatcaattttagaataaggctgtaacgtatttttttttgttgaaaaagttaaggggtctgaatactttctgaatgcactgtatatacagcatttgtaaaagagaccttggtctcaatatgtcttccctgttaaaataaaggttatGCTGATTCTAGTGGCTTTTGTTCATCACTGTAAGTTATGCAACTGGGTTTATCATAAAACCTGCTTAATAACAGTGTCTTATGACTCAAAATAGAGACTAAAACCataatgtggagctgtataccaGGCTGCTAAATGTCAGCATGTGATATAGTTGTTGGATCACAAAGGGTAAAGGAACAAATCATTTAATCATTGCTtcattcaaaatgtatttgtattaCATGTAGTTAATTTGGTTGAATGCCAAACATGACATTCATATCATAACGTATTGTTTCCACTAATTAGTTTCAGTGCTGTTTCTGTAAACTGTAAATCAGTTTCTGCCTTTTCTGGGCAACTATAAAAGTGCATTGTAAGATCagagggtttctgggataacatGTTCTCTTTTGTTCATAGAATGTGTGTGTTATGCTGACCCCTTTAAGATGTTTGAATGAAACACCTTTCACATGATGTGTAAAGGAATGAAGGTTGGCTCTCTAACACCCACAAATCCTCAAATGTGGAGCTCTAATGAAAAAGGAAATAATGGTTGGAAGATAAATACATATCTAGATGTGACACATATTTGCCTGTTTGATTTAGATGACCAGCCACAgcccacccactgggcacacactggttgaatcaacgttgtttccacgtcatttcaatgaaatgacgttgaaccaacatggaataaACGTTGAATTAACGTCTGAGCCCAGCTGGCACTGACCTGTGCTGAGTGATGACATTTAAACATTTGCCTTATCTACAGTTATGCACAATaagatgattctatatgtgtaaAGTCTTCCTCTTTTCTCACCCTAAAACTGTCATTTTCTTTGTTTCTAATCTCTCGAAAACAAAAGCAATCTACACACTGATCAAGCATACTTTTTTTCGGAGGAGAGTGGGGTTGAGATGCCAGGTGAGTGGTACAGGTTCTCCATAACTCCCCCTCATTGGAGGGATTTAGATAATCCTGCCTGCCCAGATGCATACGGCCACGACAGGCCAGCATTGTCCCCGTCTGGTGACCCACATCCCAGCAGAAGGCCATGAGCCAGCATGACCCACTCAGGAGCAtccggagagagaggagactaggaGAGGCTACACTAGAATCACAGCTCAGGCATTGGAAATCCTCATTACTGTTACTGCTTTGAAGGACAGCAGAAACAGTTGAGAGTCGTTCAAAGGGCTAGATTGTTTTGCGCGACAGAAAGTATAATATTGCCTTTTTTAAAGATTATCACAAACaatagcactgactttgctgataacttctttattgaggaaaaatgtacttactatgactgtgatatgggTTGTCTCAACTAGCTATCttgagatgaatgcactaactaagtcgctctggataagagtgtctgctaaatcactaaaatgtaaatgtaattcattGAAAGGTTATAATGTATCCCATATTCTAAAGTATTTCCCACACAACATTCAACTGTATCTAAACAGAAGGTGTGTAGTCAGTGGTGATGGTTCTCCATGGATCATGTCAGTTCTCACACAAGTCACCCTGGCAACAGTAGGCGTTGACACCCGAGACACACATCTCCTCGCAGGTACGAGTCACTGTGTCCGCTGTGAAGGAAAAGAAGGAAGTAGAAAATGTTTGAGCAAATTACAGATGATTATTCCGCTCAGTTGATTAATAATACATCAATATTTTTGATACAGATTGAAAGGACTGACTGAAAGAAGACAAGTGGAATATTTACCAGTCACCACAGTTCTGCAGTACATGCTCGATGGTGGACATTCTGTCTCTTGCTTGCAGTCAGCATCATCCTCTTCACAGGTGTAACACCTGAGTGTGAGCACTGTGGAGAAATTCACATTTAGAGCAGAAGTGATGATAGGATTCTTAAAGTGTGGATCATCATTAGCTTATCAaaaaacagtggtggaaaaagtacccaattgtcatacttgagtaaaagtaaagataccttaatagaaaatgacaaaAAATAAAAGTGAAAGACAtctagtaaaatactacttgagtaaaagtctaaaagtatttggttttaaatatgttTCAGTagcaaaagtaaatgtaattgctaaaatatacttaagttacaaaagtaaaagtataaataatttcaaattccttatattaagcaaaccagatggcacgatTTTTTGTTGATTTAATTGagggatagccaggggcacacttcaacactcatacatcatgtacaaacaaagcatttgtgtttagtgagtctgccagataagaggcagtagatgaccagggatgttctcttgataagtgtgtgaattggaccattttcataTCTTAAGCTTTCAAAATGTAACTGGTACTTTTGGGTGgcggggaaaatgtatggagtaaaagtaaaagttttcaaaaatataaacagttaagaaaagtacagataccccaaaaacaacttaagtagtacttaaatatgttttacttaagtactttacaccactgcaaataaataaattggcaTTGAGAAAGTTAGTTGTAAGTCTATCAAGAGGAGTGTGAGCATTTTCATTCCTTACTAAGTTGTTGAAGATCCTTCACTGTTATTATAAGATCAAACTTTTCCCCGAACAAACATAGTTCAACAACATCATGCAACGTAGGCTACATATGAATCATTTTGCCCTGGACCTGAAATGGAGTTTTTTTAAAGCACACCTCAACCAAGAGTTGCATCTATCATATTTATAAACCAGTCTATATTTATTACGTTTGCTCACCTTGAGTGTTACAGAGCAGCACCAGCAGCACGGTTGTCAGTAGCAGGGTCCTCATGTTGTCCAGTAGTGTGAAGGAGTAATGTACAGGTACGGCGTTTGTACTGATACACCTTGCACTGTACTGAGTACTCACCTAAACAGACTAGTTTATTTCATTGTGCGCTTACATTAAATGCATTCCTTCCCCCTTCGTTTTCTAAGACAAATTCAAGCAATGCAGCGAGACAAGGAGGAGGAGCAACGTCAGTGGAGGGACTGGTGAAGTGGTTTTTCAGTCCTCTCTATGTTCTAAGAATGCATTCTTGCCAGTGGATCTGGCATCAGCATCTGGGCATGCAAATCAGACAATAGAGTGTTGTCCCCATTGCTGGGAAATAACCAGGAaataacctggttaaataacctAACCAGTTGGACTGCATTCTTTCATTACAGTCCAAACAACTAAATGAATAGAACTTCACAAGCATAGTCCTATTCATTATCTTAAAAATGCATTACTTTCAGAAGTTTTCATATTGGTAAGCAGGGACCAACTGGGACCAGAAATTAGGCATTTCTAACACACCGGCCCATTTTTCCTCCAGATGCCCCATTATTAGCCAAATAATTATACATATGTGCAAAAACACCAACTTAAACAGGCCCATTGTGCTACAGATCGatcagcccatctggcatttgccagaactgccagtctgtGTCTGTAGGAATGTATGACACAGATGACATACAGCATTACAACCAATAGGCTACTAAGGAATACATCTGTTTTTCAAAGACTTCATGGAAATATCTCACATAAGGTTAAGGTTTGCATGGCCTTGCTAAGACTAGTAGCTGGTAGGGAGTAAAGTTACCTTTGATGAAACCTCTCCAACCTTTCCATCTCACATTGCCTTATAGTTGCAGTTGGGTCAAGGCTGCTAGAACAACTACTACATGTTTACCTATATTTaattggggtggcaggtaccctagtggttggagcgttgctggatcgaatccccgagctgacaaggtaaaaatatgttgttctgctcctgaacaaggcaaggcagttaacccactgttcccccggtaggctgtcattgtaaatacgaatttgttcttaactgacttgcctagttaaataaaggttaaataaacattTTAATGAAATTGAAGGGACCCAAAATGCCCTTTGAAACCAAATCACTTTACAGCACATCACATGCTGATTTGTGTGGAACTGAGTAGTGGCAGTGGTTAACAGTGCCCCCTTCAGGTCAAATATAGTCATGTTGGCATTATGTTCAATAACGCCAGCTCTCTTGTCTACCAGTCAAGGTTACGTCCTCACCAGGGGAGAACTACTGCCCACTCTCATTGAAGCCATGTGAGTTCAAAGCCGATTTAAAAATCCCGGTACTGCAGGCATTGTTAGCAGAAAAGAGGACACAGCCATTAAAGTGAATTGAAAAATGTGAATCTTCATGTACCTCCGCAATGGTTCGTTGGACAAAGTTTATGCGGAAATGAATGGTATTTTTGTAGGGTTTTTGGATAAACaccgaaaataaggtctgtggtaaacacaggtttttttctatgagataatcttcatcagctacACAACAATTTGTGAATTTTTAAGCATTTGTGTCATTTAAAAAGCACATAAAGACTTCATAATTTATAAAGATCATGTTAACTaactgatattatctcatagtACAAAacatataagatctcctaagcctgtgtttaccacatACCTTTTCAACGTTTATCTCAAAACCCTATTCTTTCCCCATAGGATGGCTGAATGAACCAGAGAGAACTCATTCCCGGGCTTTAGGACTACAAGTTGACGAGCTCTATTGATtcttcacataggaatgaatggtgtcGATGGCTTTGTCCAATCATATGCAGTCATTGGTCCTCACCCCAAAAGTAGACAGGTCTACCCCCAAAAAAATGTTTAAGTGGAATATACAAACTTAAGAATCCTTTTTAAActttgaatacactacaagtttttgTATTTCCTGCAAtgcaaattaagatcctacttcTGTACATTGATTGGGAGTGGTTGAATAAGTGACACAAAAACCACGACTCATCTAATCCAATTCATACATAATACAGTGTTACACCAAAACCCTTTAGATAGGAGAAAGGCTGACTGCAGACTAAAACAGAAGGATCACAGTTCTTACATTGATCCTTGactaaacaaaacacattttgaGGAAAGAAAATACTTAGTATTCTAAGCTATTGCAACAGTGACCAGGCGGCCAATAGGCAAAGACGATTTGTGATTTACTACATTGCAACTTTTATTCATGTGGTCATCATAGAGAGGTGCAGTCCTCTTAGAATAGATCTATGAATAGACACTCCTTCCTGTCTGGCCTGCTCAgcaaggtgtgtccaaactcgaATACCAGTTATTCATCCCACGGTGGTGCGTACAGGGAGACAGTACAGGGTGGCAGTacaggtgtgtctctgtgtgtgtgtgtgtgtttctgcatgagtgtgtgtctgcatgtgtgtttactctgttattgcctccctccctccctccctccctccctccctccctccctccctccctccctccctccctccctccctcctccctccctcctccctccctccctccctccctctctctctctctctctctctctctctctctctctctctctctctctctctctctctctctctctgtctttctctctgttagtTTGAATGTATACACAGTAATCTCCTCCCGATCCTGTCTGATAGGTGAGCTGCCGTTGCACAGGCAGAGCAGCTTAGGTAGCCAGAGAGCACAGAACTGAGAAGGACAGAAGAGAACATCACCAACAAAAGAGAGATGTTTTCCACCAGAGTAAAACATTAACAATACACTGAGAATAAAAAGGAAGGAGAAACACAGGAAAGAATGGACTTTCAGAGAAGAGTAAAGCGAATGCTCCAGAATGCGAAATGACCCAGTAGACACTCCGTACTGGTGAGAATATATGGACCTGGGGATCTAATGTGGCCTTTGCGGCTCTGGGACGCACAGGAAGTCGCTCTTTTCCTCAGCCTCACATTGTATGTGTGCCACCTAGGTATGTATCCTACCCATACATGGAAACACTTCTGTCAGCATGTATTCATATATGGAAATACTGATTTGAATGTGTTTAAATAGGTGAGTACTTGTGTGTTTAAGGGCATGCCTATGTTTGCCTCAGGGTGTATGATGTATGCCAATCACTTGCAGAAGAAACTTTCTTCTGGTATCAGTTGACTAACTTTGAGTATTCTCCAACATTTGCTCTGATGTGGTTTGTACCGGtgtatcagaataatagtacagtTAGACACACAGTGGTTTGTTAATTCACCAAAACTTTGATATGGAATGATGGTGTCAAGACATTCTTCTGGCAGCCAAATGTTTCTCTCCACACTGTAACAAAATTAGTTGTGCATGCTTCATCTTGAGTGCACGCTTCATcttgtgtacacacacacctttagTTGGACTGGTGCGTCTGAGTCAGTAATTCACATTGATTGCAACACATCTTACATGATAAAACAACCGAAAGCAAGTAGCCATGTGGGTAATTCAAAacccatcaatcaatcaatcaaatgtatttataaagccctttttacatcagcagagtGCTTATactgaaacccagcctaaaactccaaaaagcaagcaatgcagatgtagaagcacgatggataggaaaaactccctagaaaggcaggaacctaggaagaaacctatagaggaaccaggctctgaggattggccagtcctcttctggctgataACGGTGCAGATtttaagagtacatggccatttaggccagattgttcttcaagatgttcaaacgttcataaatgacctgaagggtcaaataataatcacagtggttatagaggttgcaacaggtcagcacctcaggagtaaatgtcagttggcattCAGAGCATTCAGAGGTTGAAAAATGAGGtgcggtagggagagagagagacagagagagagagagagagagagagcgaaagagggagggtcgaaacagcaggtccaggacaaggtaccacgtccggtgaacaggtcggggttccatagccgcaggcagaacagcagaAATGAAGATCTCCCCCACCGCACGAGCCTGAGTGGGCACAAAACCTGACCATTCGAGTATAGCAAAAAAGGCCTGGCACGACGTGATGCACCCCTCATAGGGATGGCATGAGAGAGCACTAGCaagtcagtgactcagcccccgtagtATGGTAAgagacagagaatcccagtggagagaggggagccggccaggcagagacagcaagggtggttcatcactccagtgcttTGCAGTTCACCTTCGCACCCCATGGGCCAGACTATACTCagtcatatgacctactgaagaaatGAAACTACTGAAACTTAAAGGTCAAGACcgagtctgtctctctcacatagATAGGAATTCCATAAAAAGTATattggagaaagccctgcctccagctgtttgcttaatTATTCTAggaacaataaggaggcctgcatgACCGTGGGGTACGtgtatgtaatgctttgtaggttagcagtaaaagcttgaaatcagccctagccttaacagtcAAGATTCTAGCGGCTGTATTAAGCACTAGCTGAAGttgatttagtgctttatccgggtagccagggAGTAGAGCTTTGCAGAATTCTAATCTCgatgtgacaaaagcatggattggCATTTCTGCGTAATTTTCTGACAAAAAGTAAAAGATGTTTGCAATGGTttgaagatggaaaaaagctgctcTTGGTCCTTtacagttttatttatttatttgaattttacccccgtttctccccaatttcatggtatccaattgttagtaattactatcttgtctcatcgctacaactcccgtacgggctcgggagagacgaaggttgaaagccatgcgtcctccgaaacacaacccaaccaagccgcactgcttcttaacacagtgcgcatccaacccggaagccagctgcaccaatgtgtcggaggaaacactctGCACCTAGCAATCTGGTTATCATGCACTGTGcccagcctgccacaggagtcgctagtgtgcaatgagacaaggatatccctaccggccaaaccctccctaacccaggcgACGCTATGCCAATTGCGCGTCGACCCACGGATCTCCAGGtcacagccggctgcgacagagcctgggcgcaaacccagagtctctggtggcacagctagcactgcaatgcagtgccctagaccactgcgccacccgggaggccctcacAGTTTTATTTTGATACAACTGTACAACCATtgagattaattgtcagatcaaaCAGAAGATCGCTTTGTTTCTTGAGACCTAGAGCTAGCATCTCTATTTGGtccaagtttaaaagtaaaaaCATTTGCCGCCATTCACTTccatatgtctgaaacacaggttttcaaggtaggcaattttggggattcaccatgtttcatcaaagtgtcatctgcatagcagtgaaagttaacattgtgtttccgaatgacatccctaagaggtatacactgagtgtcccaaacattaggaacacctgctctttccatggcaggtgaatccaggtgaaagctattatcccttattgatgtcacttgtgaaatccacttcaatcagtgtagatggggaggagacaggttaaagaaggacttttaagccttgagacaattgagacatggattgtgtatgtgtgccattcagaagttgaatgggcaagacaaaagtttatgtgcctttaaacggggtgtggtagtaggtgccaggcgcactggtttgaatgtgtcaagaactgcaatgctgctgggtcttcatgctcaacagtctcccgtgtgtatcaagaatggtccaccacccaaagaacatccagccgacttgacacaactgtgggaagcatttgagtcaacatgggccagcatccctgtggaacgctttcgtaGAGTCCATGcactgatgaattgaggctgttctaagggcaaaagagtgtgcaactcaatattaggaaggtgttcctaatgttttatacactcagtgaaAACAGTAGTGGTTCTTAAATGGAACTTTGAGCAACACCGAAACCATCCACATAAACGAACTGATATCTTCCTGTCAGATAAGATCTAAAGCAGGCAAGAACTTGTCAGAGTATCCAAGCTAGTTGGAAGAATTCCAATTTGTTGGAGAGCTATTtgcgttccaattttctggaagcttgcttcagggcttgggtattttctgtatatcagggagctagtttcttgggacaaatgtttttgtttttagcAATGTAACggcatctcaaatcaaatcaaagtttatttgtcacgtgcgccgaatccaacaggtgtagaccttacagtgaaatgcttacatacaggctctaaccaatggtgcgaaaaaaggtacagtatgtgtgtgtgtgtgtctgtaggtaagtagagaaataaaacaacagtaaaaagacatttgaaaaattagcaagctatatacagacacctgttagtcaggcttattgaggtagtatgtacatgtagatatcgTTAAagcgactatgcatatatgatgaacagagagtagcagaagcgtaaaaagaggggttggcgggttgtgggacacaatgcagatagcccggttagccaatgtgcgggagcactggttggctgggccatttaggtagtatgtacatgaatgtatagttaaaatgactatgcatataagataaacagagagtagcagcagcgtaaaagaggggttgggggggtcacacaatgcaaatagtccgggtaacgatttggttacctgttcaggagtcttatggtttgggggtaaaaactgctgcgaagcctttttgtcctagatttGGCACTCCggcaccgcttgccatgcggtagtagagataacagtctgtggctggggtctttgacaatttttagagccttcctctgacaccgcctggtgtagaagtcctggatggcaggcagctttgccccggtgatgtactgggccgtaggcactaccctctgaagtgtcggagaccgagcaattgccgtaccaggcagtgatgcaacctgtcaggatgctctcgatgttgcagctgtagaaccttttgaggatctcaggacccatgcaaaatctttttagtttcctgagggggaataggctttgtcgtgccctcttcacgactgtcttggtgtgtttgaaccaatctagtttgttgttgatgtggacaccaaggaatttgaagctctcaacctgctccactacagccccgtcgatgagaatggggacgtgctcagtgctccttttcctgtagtccacaatcatctccttagtcttggttacgttgagggataggttgttgttctggcaccacccggccaggtctctgacctcctccctatagg
Proteins encoded:
- the LOC115142204 gene encoding short neurotoxin 7-like — encoded protein: MRTLLLTTVLLVLLCNTQVLTLRCYTCEEDDADCKQETECPPSSMYCRTVVTADTVTRTCEEMCVSGVNAYCCQGDLCEN